From the genome of Solanum stenotomum isolate F172 chromosome 5, ASM1918654v1, whole genome shotgun sequence:
ttgatcaataaatatttaatctttttattgaattaatgtttgatcaataaatattttattttttaagaataactttgtgacattgtaatttgtattatgcgattttataaactTTTGCTATTTTGTaagattatataaaaaattgggacaattttaatagtttttcaACTTATTGAGTTTTTATGTTTAttagaaaatatacaacataaaaagtccaaattgcatgtccaaacaaaacttcaactttatctcatgatttcatatcgcatggtcaaacgggccctaagagtgtgtttggtataatttttttttttttttacaatttcttTTAATCAGTaaattgttttacttattttttttcgtGTTTGATTAGTAAGAAGGAAATTTTATCCCTAGAATATTTAAGTATAATCTGATCAAATACTATAACACCAAACTCGAACCCGAACTGTTTAACACGGACTGAAACCCTTGTCCCGATCTAACCACAACACCAAATCTGACCCCAACCTGGGACTTGACTCTCGATTCCAACCTAGAACTCAACTCCCAATTCTGATGACTCGAAACTCAATCCTGACTTGAAATTCGACCTGATCCAACTCAAACTTGAGGTCAAGATTGGGAGTTAGGTCACGAGTCTGGATCAGGTCTCGAGTCGAAGTTAGAATAGGGTCCCAAGTCGAAGTTGAGAGTGTTTGAATTAGTTCGGCTTCCATACGAATATCAAGAAGAGAAAGTGGAGCTATAAATTTGTCTTTTTCACAGTTTCATACAACAGAGAAATCGTCAACTAGTCGCACAGTTTCCCTCCTATGTCGACAATTCTCGATTCACTCGCCAtctcttcaattttttcctCTAATCTCCGCCCATCCCTCCGCCCCTCGCCGCCGTTCTCCGCCGCATGGGACCGCCGTGCCCCTCTGAAATTCACCGGCTTTTCTATATCATATACCTCTGTTAATAATCAAGTTTCACTTGCATCTTCTTCAAGGATTTCTCGCCGCACAAATAGCGTATCCGGCGAAGCTTCCGATGTTGCCTTCGATGGTTCGTTCTCATTTCCCCCTTTTAAAAGCTTTTTTACTACACCATGCGTTTCTATATTTCGCTTCCCGAGATTCAAACTGACAATATTTTTAGAATGTACTATTGTTTCGTTTGTTATATTGATATGAGAAGAATTgcatatagttttaaaataattaaatttagttttaaaatgtCAGAGTTGATTTGATTGAATTTAGCTTTGAATATCAATCCAATTGACTCTCCATAAGTGAAGTgaaaaataacacataaaatAGGACCGAGGGAGGTGCCAAAGGTGTGGCTTTGTGGTCAATAAAGTGGTTTGAGTACCATGAAGTCTCAGGTTAAAATCCCTACAAAAgtactaggtgatttctttctaTTTGTTCTAGTTTTGGTGGACAGAGTTGTGTGATACTTGTTGCTTGTGAGAGATGTCAGTTATCTGGTGTAATTAGTCGGGGTgcgaatattaaaaaaaatgggagGGAGTATTAGATTTTCCACAAGATATCATCTTTACTTGAATTTCCGGTTGCGATGGTTTACTATGTAGATTTATGACTAACCTCGTTAATCTTTGTGTTATTTTGTTGTGATTGTGTGCTAGTTAACTCACTATTATCTAGTTTACTATGTAGATTTATGACTAACCTCGTTACTCTTTGTGTTATTTTGTTGTGATTGTGTGCTAGTTAACTCACTATTATCTGCAACTGAATTCAACCCCTCTAAGGACTAGTTTGGTGGAATCTGTATCCACTTCTTAAAATCATGAATCCACCTTTGTCTATAGAGCACTACGGAGTTTAACTTTTCATTGTTGTTGCTTCTTCTCCTTGTAAATGGGTTGACAGTACCTAAACATCATGTTATTATGGAACTGCTTTTGTAGACTATTTTCATTTTGGCTTGGGAAGCAAAAAGAATGGGCCTTTGTTTtggttttcttgatttataaACTCCACCCCAAAACATTCCTAGCCTGGCGCATGGACCCCCAAGACTAAACCGATCACAAAGGAATATCACTACAAAAAAaccccaaattgccaacaaattTTACTAACCTCCACTaagatatgtattttttttgagTCATGGAAAGAAAGAGGAATATATGCAACAGTTATAAATACATGCTACATGAAGTAAGAGAGAGTAAAGATTATGTAGAATATGACAGGGTAACAATAAGGAGGATGCACCTAAGGGTGCgtcctagtggtcaatgaagtgggttgacCACCATGAGGTCTCATGTTCAAATCCGAGTAGAGACAAAAACACTATGTGATTTCTTCCCATATGTTCTAGCTTTGGTGGACAAAGTTACTTGGTATAAGTTGCGGATAGGAGGTGACACATATCCTGTGGAATTAGTTGAGTTGCATGCGAGCTGGCTAGGACATCACGGTTATCCCAAAAAGACAATAACGAGGATATGTTAGTTTAAGTTTCAGCTACTAGCTTATTTCATTTTGAAGATGTTTGCTTACTCCCTCTGGGTCCAAAAATCAGCTACATATATTGGATGTATCTCTGGCAGTTAGGAAGGTAAAAAAATACAGCCGGTTTACTCATGTAAGGGTTTCAAGACTCTGTACAATATAAGCATGTTCTTCTCTCTTTTCTGATGACACGACTTCCTTTTCCTATAAGCTGCAAAAATGTGAATCGGACCTACTTTTAATGTGAGGGAAGAAGTAGAATCCTAGATACAAGACATCCTGAAAACTTTCATGGTAATTGTAATATGCTGACTTTGAGCTAATGTGCGTTGTTGCTAATTACTGTGGGTAGTTTGTTAAGTTTTCAGTGGCAGAGGCAGGGTTTGGATCTCGTTGTCACTGAAATATCGTGGATTACGTAGTAAGGGTGAATTTATTAGTATGTCGCCGGAAAAGTCATGCAATTTAACAATGGCCACATCTTCTTGATAATCAAGATGGTATGAAGGATCAAGAGCTCCCGACATGGTATTACTATTCATCTGTTGAAATCCTAAGAACTGCTTTGCTGATTTCAAATATGCTCAATTGAGGGATGGATAAAGACTCTTGGAATTTTTTCAGAACTATGAGAAGCACATCTAGGTACTGAGGAAAAAGTTAGGTAGTCTGAGCTGGAGAAGTCAAATATCTCATGAAAAAACATGATTTAGCGTAAAATGCTATAGAGCACTATCTGAGTTGAGTGTTTTCTATGAGAGGAATTATGACAAAAATAGCAGCTAGATTAGTGTATAGGGAGAGATGTTTAGGGTAGTGGTTCGTTCAGCTTACACTATCGCTCTTCTTGGAGATACAGTGATGTGACTATATTGAATGTGAGTGTTTTTCTAGGTTAGTGCTTGTTAAGCTggcattatatatatacttgaaagaAAGTGATGTGGCTATTTTGCATGTACCTGCAGTTGAGGAGTAAGCACGCTGGTTATGATTGATATAAAAATCGTGGGACCTTAAAGCCATGGTCATAATTGTCAATTGATACTAAGTGATTTTCATGGTAAGAGATCAAAGGACAAGAGTGGCAGGCGTTGGAGCAAAGGACTTTCATATTGAAATTGAAAACTTCTAGAGCTAGTGTGAGCTTAAGAAAGGAACATCTTTTCGATGGTTTTGTAGCAAACAAGTTTTATTACATGTGTTACGAAGGATAAGAGTGATTTAGCAATCCTTCTCCATAACTGACAAACAAGTTATTGTTCGTGTACTTAATATTTCTTCTTGTAATTATCTTCTTCTAACTTTCTTGGGGCAAAAGGACTTTCTTTCAGAGTGGCCTGGGATGCATTGTAGCCAACGAGATTACTATCCATGGCGAaggctttttttaaaaataaaaattggtagAGTATGTTTCACCGCATTTTTATAAGAAGAGTGCACACTCTCTTTTCTATTTTGGGAGTTGAGTCGTCATCACACTCTTGggagtttctttttctttcttcaatgaactaacaaaactgaaaaggtTTGCTACGAATTTTCTTCCACCAAGTAAGCATTACTGTAAAAATTGTTGCTTTGCCTGGCGCATGTTGAGAGGTTGTGCAGTGAAAATCACGTTAGTTAGCTTTGATGTCCTTGGATGCAAGATCATGAAATTGTCTTGGAGGAAAAAAGAAGGGAAGTCGCGGAAGAGAACTTTTGAGCTATCCGTTTAATTCATAGTTTTTTGTCATTCAACGATTGCACAAGTTTTCAGTTTTACTTTCTTCAAAAGCAGATGTAAAACTTCGTTAGTATTAGGTTCCTGAGACCTTTTACGACATTATTGCTTCCTCACATTGAGAGTGAATTCTCAAGCACATAGAGAAACCTTAGCAATTGATCCCATGGTTTAATACCTAATTCCAAAAGAATTTAGGGTATATCTATTTTGTTGAAAGCTTGGACTAGTACAATTTGTCAATATCATTCTATAACTTACACTGATGGCACCCAAAGGTGTGGCGTAGTGGTCAATAAAGTAGGTGTTTTCTTTCCATTTGCTTAAGCCTCGTGGAAGATAGCCAGTACCTGATAAAATAGTCGCGGTACGACCAAGCTGGCCCAGGCACCAACGTCATAATAAAAGAAACTTACACTTCCTTTATGTCTGGCCtatatttatattcaaattggtGTTTCAAGTAGTATAAATGTAGCcatctttgtattttcatctaTTCAAACTGTTTTAGATGGTATTCTTTGTTATTATACTGGTCAGATAAATAAAAATTCCTTCTGATGTTATGAATGTTCTTTTTACTTGGCttttggggggtggggtggaGTGTGTGTGGTGAGAGACTGACTGAATGATTTCTAGACTATGCATTTGGAGGAGGTTTATCGCTGGTTGAAAGTTTTTGCTTCCCGGTCAAATTTGCCTTAACTTCTTCTGTGCctcattttcttgttcttttcagttCCTACCGTGACAGAGGAAACATGGGATTCACTCATTCTCAACGCTACTGAACCCGTGGTGGTTGAGTTTTGGGCTCCCTGGTGTGGACCATGTCGCATGTTCCATCCAGTAATCAGTGATCTTGCAAAGCAATACACAGGAAGGGTAAAGTGCTTCAAATTGAATACCGATGACAGCCCTTCTGTAGCATCTAGATATGGAATCCGAAGCATCCCAACAATAATGATCTTCGTTAACGGAGAGAAGAAAGATGCTATCATTGGTGCTGTACCCAAAACAAGTCTAACTGCCAGCATAGACAAATTCTTGTAGAAGCTGCTGAATGGTAAAGCCAAAAGCTGCATTTGCTTTGTTTTGTCtgcttttttctttcttttgaatgGTAAAACCAAAGCTACACTTGGTTTTGAGCTTTAACTTAAATGAAGTCCATTTTTACCAGAATTAGAGGTGTTAATATTGAACCATGGAAGTATATTCAACCTGAATATTCGAATTTGAGTTGGTGGCTTGGCGCTATTGGATTAAACTAGTCATTTGATCCGTTTTGACCCAAGCAAATTTTGGGCGGGTTGATCCATGATCTGTTTATAGAATTAACATGTTTTGACCCACTTAAGCCCGACTTATCCATCTATTTTATACTCCTACTTCAATTTGTCcgtctttatttttttagtctgtttaaaaaagaatatctctttcttttttgacCACTCTTAAAGTCCCAATTTTTATGTGTCATGTTTATGACCACGAATTTTAATGGGCATTTTGGTatattcttataattttttagtttaCGACCCTCTTGACCCTTGGTCCTGTTTAGGGAAGCACAGAAGGATCTTGGGAGAGGGTGAGTTCAAAGTTTAACCACTtcataatatatgtatttaagCCTAAGTTAATCTCAAAAGTGAAGAATtgtccaagttcgtatgagaaGATCATCAGTATGTTTTTCTATCGATGTGAAACTCTAACACCCCTTGCATATGCCCAAACGGCAAACTAGAGCGCGGACAACATAATATTGACTTTGATACCATGTATCGTATGTAGATTGAGCTTAACTCAATTCTAAAAACTATCTCATAAGAAGAGAGTTATCCAAGTTCATATAAGGAAATCACCAATCTGTTCTCCAATCAATGTGAAAACTTCTTTTGTCATGCTTGAATCTTTTACTTTGATGTTTATATGGTTCAACTTGCACGTacatcaattattttattaggTACTTATTACCTCTCACTAACTCATCAAATAACTCTACTCACATATTTAAGcacataaaaagaaattatgaaaGTCGGAGATTTACTATGTCCCcaacttttctttattaagaaaTTAGGTTATCTACTATAATTAGATTAAGATCGTAAAAATAGAAGTTTGTACGTAACATATTTATGACTACAAGAATAAAAGCTATTTTGAtacatattataaatttaatttacgatcgtaaaattcaaatcaaacaaacaaattgatcAACGGAAATATTTCTTAATGGACAAATGACAAATCACATGGACTCTTCGAGAAGCAAAGTTGAATAATATCAAAAAGAAAGCTTTCATCATTCTGATGAACCAATGATAATATTAGCACACCATGCTCTCATTTTTTAGTCTAAAACAAGCAAATTAatgtttttataattatttatataaacatAACGTATTTggtatatttttatcatattttattggAAATAATAAGAGTTGCTGATTGATGGTGAATTGCTTTTTCTTTGAGGTTTATATTCACGTAAAATTATGTGATCTTTCTTTTCGTTATTattgcttttattaatattgtcTCACAACATTTTATGTTACGGAGTCAagatttttacaaaaaataaaatataattatagttaaaaaaagagagagaagaaaaacaacttttattataatataatacaatgaaaaaaaagataatgaaatgccttttttttatgacaaagtAAATCCGCAATCGCTAttctttgggtgcgcacaggtaAAACTTCGGCTCCTATGCAATAgatcgcaaaccacataggagaggtaacctgCACTAGGCAAACTAGTGTGACGTTAAAAAGATACctctaacaaattaaaattcgCTAAAAAGATATTCTTCTTCCATCTAGTCCAAAAATGCCCTCAACGTTATTTTTAGGTTACTAAATCTAAAATTGGAAGCCACTAGGAACACAGATTTTCAAGAACACAGTTTTGAAGTTGTAATTTAATTAACTTTGATATATTATAATCCTACTAATTAATTCAGATCAAGCGCGTAGTACTAATCAAGGTATTAATTAGTCAAATCGAGAAAGTTTAAAAGTGCATAGTACGATACTCgattatgttaattaattaagaattaattaattaacaatagtactgatttatttatttattatatagagTCAGAGTATGTCTACTAACGATTAAGCAAAATGTTAATTGGCCTATGTCTATTACCTACCAGtgtgaaaatgaaaaagaaagctATAAATTAGAATAATGAAATTGGGTGATAAAGACTAATAACTtgactttaatattatatactaATTGTCAGGGTGGATAAGGCCTTAGCTTAAATATGAAGGTATGACTTTGATCTTGAAATTAAAGTCTTCGGTGAGGAGGCGTGAGAGATCAATGACGGTGGGTTTTGAGGTAGGTCAAAGAAGTATTGAAGAGAGTTGATTAGATAAGATTTGACACATCTTTAGCTCAATAAAGATATGACTCTAATAGGTGGATATTTGAAGATCACAGATTAGGGCAtaagattaataattaatagagCATTGTCTTGTTGTCCTACGGATTAGGCTTGGGGTAGTGGGTAAAACGGAAGCTCGTAGTTGGGGTACTATACGATAAGAATTTATCGCCAAGGTTTAAGGGTAAATGCTATAGAGTGGTGGTTAGACCATCATCTCTTTATAGGACAGAGTGTCGACCAATCAAGAACGCACCTTCAAAAATTGAATGTAGCATAAATGAGAATACTTATATGGATTTGATAAGGCAAGAGAGATGATGGTTCAACCATGTGAATAGATGAGCCAATATATGAGAGGTTGATTGTAGAATGAGTTACGATTGGTAGAGGTAGGCCAAAAAAAGTTGTAAGAAAGTGAGAAATTGATTAGACATGATATGATATAACTTTAGCTTACAAgagttgtgtcattttgacacttcttGCTTACATGACATAAGGAGTGCGATATATTAATTGATAGGCGCGTGAAGTGttagttaatttttaattattttttttcttcctcttctccATTTTCAGCTTCCATTTTAACTAAGTTAAATTTCAGTTTGTGAATAAAGATTTAGCAAAGTGAGGAAAAactgtttttaaaatttaataataaaccCATACatgaaatttaatatttgtgGGCAAGTGAATTGAAAAAGAGTAATAAAAGGTTATCTTGATAATTTGCGAGGgagataatttctttaaattaaGCTAAAAAATTTATTTGGACTAGCGAAA
Proteins encoded in this window:
- the LOC125865088 gene encoding uncharacterized protein LOC125865088 — encoded protein: MSTILDSLAISSIFSSNLRPSLRPSPPFSAAWDRRAPLKFTGFSISYTSVNNQVSLASSSRISRRTNSVSGEASDVAFDVPTVTEETWDSLILNATEPVVVEFWAPWCGPCRMFHPVISDLAKQYTGRVKCFKLNTDDSPSVASRYGIRSIPTIMIFVNGEKKDAIIGAVPKTSLTASIDKFL